The genomic DNA taaggctatggaaacactgaaaacgtcctctattgcttaaacagcgatgtttctcgtgacgtcactccttgttattaatatgccaaccagaacctaattggctgttgaaacaatgacttcttttgttccgtggttggcaaagaCATGTGaagtcaatgtttgtaaacaagaaatatcgctatggCTCAGCGTGTTGGGGAGCCTACTTCTGCAGTATGTGAGCGTTGCCAATGATTACTTGTTGTTTGGATAGCCGAGGATGTAATGATAAATCGTTAACTTTCATAAATTGAGTACTTGCCAAGAACGTAATTAATATAGAGATTCTTGACGTTGAAGTCCCAAAGGTGAACTCTAGGCCTTAGTGGCGGATGAATGTGTAATGCATGTTTCACCTACAACATTCAGGAGGTTATGAGCTGTTTGCTTGGTACACCAACTGAAAATTGAGACTCGTGCGGCAGCCAAGGTGTTGAGTGACGATGTTACAGGTCATTTTCCCCTCGCCTCGTTCACAATGGTTACACGCAACGGATGGTGGGAGAAGAACAAGTCTAAGAATGGAGTTTAATTTACGTATGCGGTACACTCTTGTTTCGATTGAAAGCTCTCCTTTTTCATAGGTTTCAGAGCACTTTTAATCTGGATAACAACCGTACTTGGCACATAATCTGCCCTATATGCCATCGCCATAATCCCCCATTCTTTTCGTGCTCACATTATTCACTTTCCTGATTCCCTGAGTtttgaatagaccaatttcgatatattaaaattcagtcttaaacaaaaggcatcatctcgaggaaTAAACTCACACAAACCCTTAATTCAATTCCCAGAGCCCCGAGACGTATACCTTTTGGTCATGACTGAATTTCAATATaccgaaattggtctatttcctAGCCTGATTTTTACGCGAAGTCTGTAACGTAGAAGCAGTGTATATTTTTTTGTAGACAGACATATTCAACAATGACAAGGAaaagttacgtttatacaaacgttggccgtgtagcacttatatttaaacagagttaactgaatagagtgtaatgtgaagtgctagatttttatcccatatgaaccttgtgagcgttagccctactgatggaaatgggcccacacaaggacagagaaaaactctaaccagggtgggaattgaacccacgaccttcgggttagatccccgccgctctaccgactgagctacaaggtcagacgggaacaggccgtgggaactgaagatgttaaagtcacggcaatcaatatgtacaagtacaaggaaaggttaagtttatacaaacgttggccgtgtagcacttatattttaaacagaattaagtgaatagagtgtaatgtgaagtgctagattttaacatcttcagttcccacggcctgttcccgtctgacctggtcagagtttttctctgtccttgagtgggcccatttccatcagtagggctaacgctcacatggttcatatgggatagaaatctagcacttcacattacactctattcagttaaccatATTCAACAATGACTCTatgagcgtgcgttggatatgagatagcAAATGGCCTGCAGGAGGCGTAGCGCCGAATAAATTATATCCCATTTCATATTCCGAGAAGCACGATTAAAATAATTGCTTCATGAAGTTTTATTAAACTCTGAGCTGTTTCAATTTTACGAAACGACCAACGAAATCAGCCTCCATATAAGGTCATACGATATATTAGCCGATAAGAGAGGTTGAAAGTTGTATATTTGCAACGGGTGACTTTTCGTTGGTTCTCTTGGTGTAGATTTCGAGAGCGGTGCAGCCACGCCAGGAGACCCAAGATCTGTTTATCAATAAcaggaaatgtaaacaaaactaAAGCTTCAATTTATGAGCGAAAGCAAGGCCTAACACGAAAACAAAATCGGAATCGCAGTTCCTTTTGCTGAAGTACCGATGAACAGTACTGCATGGGGAAGCATGATCTTGCCATTTAGTTTTTCCAAGATTCCTGgttcttcatttttctgtttTAGTTGACTGAGGAATTGTTCAGTTCCCGCAAATGTGTTTCTCCAGTCTTCGTTCTTGGGTCATCGTGTACATTCGCTGGCACTTCCACGTCTACGCGTCCCACACGATGAATTCCGAGCAACCTTAAGTAGGCTCTCCGATAAGAAGGATTCATGACGCCATAAATGATAGGGTTTATCGCTGAACTGGAAATGCCAAATATACTATACATGTAATAGGTTTCGCGGTTCAATTCCCATCCCGACCCGAGAAAGTTATCCATAATCTCCAGCACTAAAATTGGAGTCCAGCAGAAGATAAAGGCAACCACGGTTACAAACAAGATTTTTGTTACTTTAATATCCTCTAATGAGAGAGAGACCTTCCTTGTATTTCCGTTCCGGAGATTCTTTGCCACAGTTCTCTCATGGATTTTTAGCGCTTTGAAAACTCTTAGGTAGCAAACGATCAAAATTACCATTGATATTCCGATGAAGATGTAGCCGGGAAGAAGCAGCAACGAAAACTTGGACTCAAAGAAACAAACGAATTTCCCGGGTTGAAACACGTAATCCTTACCAGCGGCGGTGTATGTCAAAGGAGTTGATAAGGCTGCAATCCAGCCTCCAAGGACTATAAGTTTGGCTTTGGCTGAAGTGAAAATGACTCTATACATCGAGGGTTTAACGATGCGGAAATACCTAAAAGAAGGAAATATAGTGCTTAATGCTCCGCCCATGTAAAAAAAAGGCCTCGGCTTGGCCTCAGCTTCTTCGGTTTAGGGTCTCTCTTCAGGGTCCTACCACAATAAAGCTTAATAACTTATTCTCTTTGTTTTCGTAAAGTCGGTGAAACTAGTGAATAGCACTGAACCAGCGAAGTACTCGATGAGGAAACGTTGCCATGAAAACGTGGCTTATATTTAAATCTTTTACTGGGACAGAAGTGCACGAAATTGCAACGCGCTGTCATTTTTAAAACTCAAATGTCGTCTCATTCGTGGGAAGCGAAAGAAAAACGGTATGGTTTTTACATTTTCTTGaatttaaattagactagatgTCAAATTCACGTTACCGccgaaattaacaaataaaaaaaccGGTGTCTGCGAGATAAAGAAAATTATCAGCTCTTACTATAATATTCCTGGGAAGATGCAAAAATAATAACGCTATGCTAGGGTTAGATAATTTCAAGTTAAAGTGTGTTTCCCCAGAAAAAGAcgagtaagaacaaaaaaggagTCATCACAGTTTTTGTTGTGACAGTTTCGTAGTCTAACGCTTTTCTCTTATACTATTTTTCAGAAATCTTGTCAAAAATAAAGAGAGGATAGGTTGTGAAATCAAGCCACTTTTGaacacttccttcaaattgttgggGCGAACATTTGTAAAGAAACTCTGACAAACACGAGGAAAGATTAACCTTTAAGGGcacatttttttcgtttttcggcAGTTGAACGAATTCCATTCCAAAGTTAAGCGAGATGAGCTTTATCTAGATTCTTGCGTTGGGTGAGGTGGAATCTCAGTGACTCCTTCTGTCTGATTTAAAAGAGATGGAAAATGACAAATAACTCAAGTTTAATTTTGACTAAGGAAAGAACTCTCACTCACCGGTTTATCGCTACCAAAGCAAGGGTGCAAATTGAAGCGCAAGCTACCCACAAAACAAGGAATCCCTGGATCTGACAAATAAGGTACCCAAAAATCCAATCTCCAACGATTAGAACACTAAGAGAAAATGGTGCACAGATGTCCAACATGATGACATCAGATATGGCCAAGGAAATCACAAAATAAGCAGTAATGTTACGAAGTCGATGATTTTTATACAAAACCAACAACACTGCAGCGTTACCAAGAGTGCCGACGAATAAGATAAAAGCGTATAAAAATGATTCGCCAATTGTGGAGGAAATCGAGCGCGTAGCGAGTTCTTTATAAAGAGGGGACCCGTCTGCGATTATCGTTGAAGAAACCATTTTGCTGATCAGTGATATAACCACGGGTCGACGCCCTTTCGTATAAAAGGGGTGACTATTGTCTTATGTTTTTGCAATGTATCAATTGATTGAAGTGATGGTCGCACTTATTAGAGCACTTATACCACTGACCCTGACGTGTTTCAATcagtaatttaaaactttcatcTAAAAAGTCAACGTCATTGTGGCAAAGGTATGTTTATTCATGTCAAAAACACTGaaccatttattttgaaccggaCGAAAGGGTGAAAGCGAGCTGGTGATTTTTAAGTCTTGTCTTTAAAGTCATATAAAATAACTTGAAAGAATTAACAAATGCTAAATTATGGTACTGCTCAAAAcatgaacaataataaaaatacaggGAGCATTTTCCGATTTTCAAATAGTTACAGAACAGCAAGTATTTACTTAAATACCCGAAGGATATTGAAAATTCATCAAACAAAGGCGACAGgtgaatttgttttcaattcTTAAACAAAGAGAAATATCAGAGAATATATGCaatatccagcggataaacaataGCAAAACCAAATGAGTTATccagaaataaaattgatgatgcTCTTAAAAGGCTTGGTTATTAATTCAGTACAACGAATACATTGCATAAACGCCTTCTGTCGTTTATTCAGCATGGGTACTGAAATGACTCCAAATCctatgattttttgatcacttGAGACTTCCAAAAATTCGACTTGTAAATTCGCAAGAATAACCACATGTAGGCAATGATTGCGTGGTATTTGGCGGCTAATCTGGTTTAAACTCAATGAACTAAACGTACGATTCaaagtttcaagttcaagtttcaagtttaaagttttcaagtttattcaagCTTATTTACTACAAGTTTATGACAAGTATATTACAAAATTTGGAATATGAAACATATGATGTACCACTACTCGCAGTTAGCTACAGCtattcgaggcgagcagtggtttgACGCATAAAATTAAGTATTATTTGACAATGCATAAAAATAACTTACTGAACTAAATATGAAGTACGAATCAggtaatgaataataataataataataataataattattattattattattattatcaaacaaataataataattataataataataataatcactttatttgcataataaaaatatttacaaaaattaaattattattattattattattattattattattgctttgatgatccatacgatgtttttgaaattcacatttaatcaatacatgtttcggatgaaacatcatccatcgtcagttgacaaatgagaaataaactaaagttgagcaataaatagtgtaacaaaatgagatataacatgaataattaaggataaAGGCGAgc from Montipora foliosa isolate CH-2021 chromosome 7, ASM3666993v2, whole genome shotgun sequence includes the following:
- the LOC138011267 gene encoding melatonin receptor type 1A-like, with the protein product MVSSTIIADGSPLYKELATRSISSTIGESFLYAFILFVGTLGNAAVLLVLYKNHRLRNITAYFVISLAISDVIMLDICAPFSLSVLIVGDWIFGYLICQIQGFLVLWVACASICTLALVAINRYFRIVKPSMYRVIFTSAKAKLIVLGGWIAALSTPLTYTAAGKDYVFQPGKFVCFFESKFSLLLLPGYIFIGISMVILIVCYLRVFKALKIHERTVAKNLRNGNTRKVSLSLEDIKVTKILFVTVVAFIFCWTPILVLEIMDNFLGSGWELNRETYYMYSIFGISSSAINPIIYGVMNPSYRRAYLRLLGIHRVGRVDVEVPANVHDDPRTKTGETHLRELNNSSVN